ATTCGCTCGCGGATGGCGCGCTGGGCGAGGCCCAGGCCGTGATCGACGGCGAGCCCGAGTCGCTGGTCCTGCACCGCGCCGGCGACACCGTGCGCGCCTGGCTCAACGTCTGTCCACACGCCGGCCGGCGACTGGACTGGGCCCCCGGGCAGTTCCTCAAGAGCCGGGAAGGCCAGCTGGTGTGCGCCGCGCATGGCGCATCGTTCGAACTGGAAGGCGGCAGCTGCGTGGCCGGCCCGTGCCGCGGCGACACCCTGCGCGCCGTTGCGGTGGAAGTGCGCGACGGCCAGGTCTGGCTGGCCTGAGCACGGCCGCGGGCCTCAGCGGCCCCAGAACATCAGGTTGACCATGGTCACCGCGATCAGCGCGTACAGCAGCGACAGCGGTCCGCC
This genomic interval from Pseudoxanthomonas suwonensis 11-1 contains the following:
- a CDS encoding Rieske (2Fe-2S) protein, with translation MNPLNHEPLLSLDSLADGALGEAQAVIDGEPESLVLHRAGDTVRAWLNVCPHAGRRLDWAPGQFLKSREGQLVCAAHGASFELEGGSCVAGPCRGDTLRAVAVEVRDGQVWLA